In Solanum pennellii chromosome 7, SPENNV200, the following are encoded in one genomic region:
- the LOC107026038 gene encoding uncharacterized protein LOC107026038 — MSNSPIQEPSIDDSNNAEEPDKENPNSELQSQPQILEPLNPQNQENPISSLRNQETPDVILEEKDLEKENPQVVTADVNADFGLTVDLPIADTEVSVTDLRMMSPSNTNKRTKRKKGKCHTKKLQAIEKKLQMLKENLKPVPFFPSKILDFDRHEKLLRRLGLWDFVHIEFDRDIRVDLIAQLIATYDSKLRASYVNDFRIAVNRADLGRALKLPLKKDKGSVAVVDGMEVDADPLTEESISFLENFVSIWVLLHEDAWIMPNEVLSWTKAIKDGHPEKVDWAGLFWFMVEKELTQGDQLVDCYYAAHLQYLIKSQREQVLYSEEPEKVESEADVKEEDDCGNEDNARVGGSIEAQELDGALGEELSIELTLGQDLGQKQEVKDVEMMDVEEHKEEKEVVEEEEKQWLFDERKDANEPLLQRCKVQEAVSLDNDEEKKENHELADENENDNDNDTNNDNDNDNDNDNDNDNDNVNDDDVEEEDEGAERHEVEDEFDVIPSNGTLVGDGMTGNLLQTMESTQIGFTSQGQLHDQSSVELLASRDEMHTGGHFFGSGSKREMEIEPDVAHHSLHGSSKRLRIEGEWDEKPLDFGSCMEQMQHLMMKARMMYEAKEQNEDQLNINQQIFLSEVHKRDSVIDHLHKSKCEEIQKRDADICRLERELFMMGNILDGYRKALKETQKQFSEYRKKFQLPEEPYYKDAGPGGLMLSSAEMEKLRLKQEEEFRSNCLILEQKAKEAEEEYAGQFENFMGKVQMLDKRLIGLEDVVKDLRNMSPKSKVPESEDKISETPDCPADE; from the coding sequence CAAGAGACCCCAGATGTGATTCTTGAAGAAAAAGACCTAGAAAAAGAAAACCCTCAAGTTGTTACGGCTGATGTAAATGCTGATTTTGGTTTAACTGTGGATCTACCAATTGCAGATACAGAGGTAAGTGTTACTGACCTTCGAATGATGTCGCCTAGTAATACTAACAAGCGTACTAAGCGGAAGAAGGGTAAATGCCACACAAAGAAGTTACAAGCTATTGAGAAAAAATTGCAAATGCTTAAGGAAAACCTAAAGCCTGTTCCTTTTTTCCCTTCAAAGATTCTTGATTTTGATAGGCATGAGAAGTTGCTGAGGCGTTTGGGGTTGTGGGATTTTGTACATATAGAGTTTGATAGAGATATAAGGGTGGATTTGATTGCACAGTTGATTGCTACTTATGATTCTAAGTTGAGGGCTAGTTATGTTAATGATTTTAGAATTGCGGTTAATAGGGCTGATTTAGGGCGGGCGCTTAAGCTGCCTTTGAAGAAGGACAAAGGGAGTGTTGCTGTGGTTGATGGTATGGAAGTGGATGCTGATCCATTGACTGAGGAGTCGATAAGCTTTCTTGAGAACTTTGTGTCAATTTGGGTGCTTTTGCATGAGGACGCGTGGATAATGCCTAATGAGGTGCTAAGTTGGACTAAGGCTATAAAAGATGGGCACCCTGAGAAAGTGGATTGGGCTGGATTGTTCTGGTTCATGGTGGAGAAGGAACTGACACAAGGGGACCAATTAGTGGACTGTTATTATGCTGCACATTTGCAATACTTGATAAAGTCACAGCGTGAGCAGGTGTTGTATAGTGAAGAACCAGAAAAGGTGGAGTCTGAAGCTGATGTGAAGGAGGAGGATGATTGTGGTAACGAGGACAATGCAAGAGTCGGTGGGTCAATCGAAGCTCAAGAATTGGATGGAGCTTTAGGGGAGGAACTGAGTATTGAGTTGACGTTGGGTCAGGATCTTGGCCAGAAGCAAGAGGTGAAGGATGTGGAGATGATGGATGTTGAGGAACACAAGGAAGAGAAGGAGGTGGTGGAAGAGGAAGAGAAACAGTGGCTTTTTGATGAAAGAAAAGATGCTAACGAGCCTTTGTTACAGAGATGTAAGGTGCAGGAAGCAGTGTCTTTGGATAACGATgaggagaagaaagaaaaccATGAGTTGGCAGATGAGAATGAGAATGACAATGACAACGACACTAACAATGACAATGACAATGACAATGACAATGACAATGACAATGACAATGATAATgtgaatgatgatgatgttgaggAAGAGGATGAAGGAGCAGAGAGGCATGAGGTTGAagatgaatttgatgttattccTAGTAATGGTACTCTTGTTGGGGATGGGATGACAGGAAATTTACTACAAACGATGGAAAGTACACAGATTGGATTTACTTCACAGGGGCAACTTCATGATCAGTCTTCAGTTGAGCTTCTTGCTTCTAGAGATGAGATGCATACAGGTGGCCACTTTTTTGGCAGTGGAAGTAAGAGAGAGATGGAGATTGAACCTGATGTGGCTCATCATTCTCTCCATGGCAGCAGCAAGAGGTTGAGGATTGAGGGGGAATGGGACGAGAAGCCATTAGATTTTGGATCATGCATGGAGCAGATGCAGCACCTAATGATGAAGGCTAGGATGATGTATGAAGCAAAGGAACAAAATGAGGATCAATTAAACATAAACCAGCAAATTTTTCTTAGTGAAGTGCATAAAAGGGACAGCGTAATTGATCATTTGCACAAGTCTAAATGTGAGGAAATACAAAAAAGGGATGCAGATATTTGTCGTCTTGAACGGGAGCTTTTTATGATGGGAAATATATTGGATGGTTACAGGAAGGCATTGAAGGAAACCCAGAAACAGTTCTCTGAGTATAGGAAGAAATTCCAGCTGCCTGAAGAACCATACTACAAAGATGCTGGTCCTGGAGGTCTAATGTTGAGCTCTGCTGAAATGGAAAAGCTACGCCTCAAGCAAGAGGAAGAATTTCGATCCAATTGCTTGATCTTGGAACAAAAAGCAAAAGAAGCAGAGGAAGAATATGCTGGTCAGTTTGAGAATTTTATGGGTAAGGTTCAGATGCTGGATAAGAGGTTGATAGGCCTTGAGGATGTAGTGAAGGACCTCAGAAACATGAGTCCAAAAAGTAAAGTTCCAGAAAGTGAGGATAAAATTTCAGAAACTCCCGACTGCCCTGCAGATGAATGA
- the LOC107024451 gene encoding basic leucine zipper 61: MAHLPPRAPNMTQNWPDFSPHQKIETTTISHHHHQNNPSWVDEFLDFSSSKRGSHRRSISDSIAFLEAPMVEECRIIRLSSSGTRTEFDRFDDDQLMSMFNNEDIANNNEHNSIPSSPSDHNSINYEEKKLILHVEEEQQQQQLKIEPEEVESSCKSDNEQNAAADHDDHVENSSEKIVDPKRIKRILANRQSAQRSRVRKLQYISELERSVTTLQAEVSVLSPRVAFLDHQRLVLNVDNSVLKQRIAALAQDKIFKDAHQEALKREIERLREIYYQQNLKKMENDDDDDDHSIKTQQDVNGSEKKEQLVN, translated from the exons ATGGCACATTTACCTCCTAGAGCACCAAACATGACTCAAAATTGGCCTGATTTTTCACCGCATCAAAAAATCGAAACCACTACTATcagtcatcatcatcatcagaaCAACCCGTCATGGGTAGATGAATTTCTCGATTTCTCATCATCGAAACGAGGGTCTCATCGAAGATCCATTAGCGATTCCATCGCGTTTCTCGAAGCACCTATGGTTGAAGAATGCCGAATCATTAGGCTATCGAGTTCCGGTACTCGCACGGAATTTGATCGATTCGACGATGACCAACTTATGTCGATGTTTAATAATGAAGACATTGCAAATAATAACGAACACAACTCCATTCCTTCGTCCCCATCGGATCATAACAGTATTAATTAcgaagaaaagaaattgatattaCATGTAGAGGAggagcaacaacaacaacaacttaaGATTGAACCTGAAGAAGTTGAAAGTTCATGCAAATCTGATAATGAACAAAATGCTGCTGCTGATCATGATGACCATGTTGAAAATTCTAGCGAAAAAATTGTCGATCCGAAGAGaattaaaag GATTTTGGCAAATAGACAATCAGCACAAAGGTCAAGGGTGAGAAAATTACAGTACATATCAGAGCTAGAACGTAGCGTTACTACACTTCAA GCTGAAGTTTCAGTATTATCACCAAGAGTTGCATTTTTGGACCATCAACGTTTGGTTCTAAATGTTGATAATAGTGTTCTTAAGCAAAGAATTGCAGCTCTTGCCcaagataaaatatttaaagatg CTCATCAAGAAGCATTGAAGAGAGAAATAGAGAGGTTAAGGGAAATATATTACCAACAGAACTTAAAGAAGATggaaaatgatgatgatgatgatgatcattCAATAAAGACACAACAAGATGTTAATGGCTCTGAGAAAAAAGAACAGCTTGTCAACTGA